The following coding sequences lie in one Rhinolophus ferrumequinum isolate MPI-CBG mRhiFer1 chromosome 16, mRhiFer1_v1.p, whole genome shotgun sequence genomic window:
- the DDIT4 gene encoding DNA damage-inducible transcript 4 protein: MPSLWDRFSSSSSSSRTPTPDQPPRSAWGSAAREEGLGRCASLESSDCESLDSSNSGFGPEEDCAYLDGVSLPDFELLSDPEDEHLCANLMQLLQESLAQARLGSRRPARLLMPGQLVSQVGKELLRLAYSEPCGLRGALLDVCVEQGKSCHSVGQLALDPSLVPTFQLTLVLRLDSRLWPKIQGLFSSANSPFVPGFSQSLTLSTGFRVIKKKLYSSEQLLIEEC, from the exons ATGCCTAGTCTTTGGGATCGCTTTTCGTCGTCGTCCTCCTCGTCCCGAACCCCCACCCCAGATCAGCCGCCGCGCTCAGCCTGGGGGTCGGCGGCCCGAGAAGAGGGCCTCGGCCGCTGCGCGAGCCTGGAGAGCTCGGACTGCGAGTCCCTGGACAGCAGCAACAGTGGCTTTGGGCCGGAGGAAG ACTGCGCATACCTGGATGGGGTGTCCCTGCCCGACTTCGAGCTGCTCAGCGACCCTGAGGACGAGCACCTGTGTGCCAACCTGATGCAGCTGCTGCAGGAGAGCCTGGCCCAGGCGCGGCTGGGCTCGCGGCGCCCCGCGCGCCTGCTGATGCCGGGCCAGCTGGTGAGCCAGGTGGGCAAAGAACTACTGCGCCTGGCCTACAGCGAGCCGTGCGGCCTGCGGGGGGCGCTGCTGGACGTCTGCGTAGAACAGGGCAAGAGCTGCCACAGCGTTGGCCAGCTGGCCCTGGACCCCAGCCTAGTGCCCACTTTCCAGCTGACCCTCGTGCTGCGCCTGGACTCACGTCTCTGGCCCAAGATCCAGGGGCTGTTTAGTTCCGCCAACTCTCCCTTCGTTCCTGGCTTCAGCCAGTCCCTGACGCTCAGCACCGGCTTCCGAGTCATCAAAAAGAAGCTGTACAGCTCCGAACAGCTGCTCATTGAGGAGTGTTGA